A genomic stretch from Corynebacterium terpenotabidum Y-11 includes:
- the nrdI gene encoding class Ib ribonucleoside-diphosphate reductase assembly flavoprotein NrdI, whose protein sequence is MFIVYFSSTTRNTDRFVSKLGFPAERIPLRRGDEPLRVDEPYVLICPTYGGGASITGDFSRPVPKQVIQFLNDEHNRGLIRGVIAGGNLNFGTDYGRAGDVIAAKCHVPYLYRFELMGNEEDVARVQEGLAEFEEFSRAEGSWDPPVT, encoded by the coding sequence ATGTTCATCGTCTATTTCTCGTCGACCACCCGGAACACCGACCGCTTCGTGTCGAAGCTCGGCTTCCCGGCCGAACGCATTCCGCTGCGTCGTGGTGACGAACCCCTGCGCGTCGATGAACCCTATGTGCTGATCTGTCCCACCTACGGGGGAGGGGCGTCGATCACCGGCGACTTCTCGCGCCCGGTGCCCAAGCAGGTCATCCAGTTCCTCAACGACGAGCACAACCGGGGTCTCATCCGTGGCGTCATCGCCGGCGGGAACCTCAACTTCGGCACCGACTACGGCAGGGCCGGTGATGTCATCGCGGCGAAGTGCCACGTCCCGTACCTCTACCGGTTCGAGCTGATGGGCAACGAGGAGGACGTCGCCCGGGTCCAGGAGGGCCTCGCGGAGTTCGAGGAGTTTTCCCGTGCCGAGGGAAGCTGGGATCCGCCAGTGACCTGA
- a CDS encoding aminoacyl-tRNA hydrolase — translation MTGADAASHSDTGDTGDTTPLIRAAHRRLSTAMAADRDGEDPTDPTTVQAMPLVLEIPHAPLPERRELLEAAAVACVAVCLDPRAGQPESAFAASLGRWYGARIRKIARRARNKRWVDAQAVPGVTATVGNAHARAFTPCPVNETPALLNRLQIEGTDLPGTPEQEAVLAADRHPVIWVDAGLGMSVGKAAAQVSHGSMLLAAAMDVEDALDWAATGFPLHVCEVESARFAEACAEAEQIRDGVGGDLVAGRAAAVVQDAGYTEVAPGSVTVVAVTR, via the coding sequence GTGACCGGTGCGGACGCTGCGTCCCACAGTGACACCGGGGACACCGGTGACACGACCCCGCTGATCCGTGCCGCCCACCGACGACTGAGCACGGCCATGGCGGCGGACCGGGACGGGGAGGACCCCACCGATCCGACGACCGTCCAGGCGATGCCCCTGGTCCTGGAGATCCCGCATGCTCCGTTGCCGGAGCGCCGGGAGCTGCTGGAGGCTGCCGCGGTAGCCTGCGTGGCGGTGTGTCTTGATCCGCGGGCCGGGCAACCGGAATCGGCCTTCGCCGCATCGCTCGGGCGCTGGTACGGAGCCAGGATCCGGAAGATCGCCCGCCGGGCCCGCAACAAGCGGTGGGTCGATGCACAGGCGGTCCCCGGAGTGACTGCCACAGTCGGGAATGCCCACGCCCGCGCGTTCACCCCGTGCCCGGTCAATGAGACTCCGGCCCTGCTGAACCGGCTGCAGATCGAGGGGACAGATCTGCCGGGCACCCCTGAGCAGGAGGCGGTGCTCGCTGCCGACCGACACCCGGTGATCTGGGTGGACGCCGGGCTGGGCATGTCCGTCGGCAAGGCCGCCGCCCAGGTCTCGCACGGGTCCATGCTTCTCGCTGCGGCGATGGACGTGGAGGACGCGCTGGACTGGGCGGCTACGGGATTCCCGCTGCATGTCTGCGAGGTGGAGTCCGCCCGGTTCGCTGAGGCGTGCGCGGAGGCGGAACAGATCAGGGACGGGGTGGGCGGCGACTTGGTGGCGGGCCGTGCCGCCGCCGTCGTGCAGGACGCCGGCTATACCGAAGTCGCCCCCGGCTCGGTGACCGTCGTCGCTGTCACCAGGTGA
- the ctaD gene encoding aa3-type cytochrome oxidase subunit I — translation MTAVAPREDHQVAPTRPAPQGGKSLKGNHAWNMLTTTDHKQLGIMYIVMAFCFFFIGGLMALLIRLELFHTGMQFLSNEQFNQLFTMHGTVMLLLYGTPVVWGFANYVMPLQIGAPDVAFPRLNALGFWLTTWGGIIMLTGFLTPGGAGDFGWTMYMPLADAIHSPGVGTNLWIVGVGVGGVGTIASAINMMTTILCLRAPGMTMFRMPIFTWNILVTSLLALLIFPLLTAAALGVLYDRLLGGHIYDPANGGAILWQHLFWFFGHPEVYVLALPFFGIVSEIFPVFSRKPMFGYVGLVFATLSISALSMAVWAHHMFVTGAVLLPFFSFMTFLIAVPTGLKFFNWLGTMWKGRLTFETPMIFALGFFSTFLFGGLTGIMLASPALDFHISDTYFVVAHFHYTLFGTIVFASYAGVYFWFPKMTGRMLNEKLGKIHFWLTFVGFHTTFLVQHWLGNMGMPRRYADYLDSDGFTTLNQISTVGALILGVSVIPFIWNVFSSWRYGEVVTVDDPWGYGNSLEWATSCPPPRHNFDSMPKIRSERPAFELHYPHMVKTMREEAHVGRHF, via the coding sequence ATGACCGCAGTAGCGCCCCGGGAAGACCATCAGGTCGCTCCCACACGGCCTGCTCCCCAGGGTGGTAAGTCCCTCAAGGGCAACCACGCCTGGAACATGCTGACAACCACAGATCACAAGCAGCTCGGCATCATGTACATCGTCATGGCCTTCTGCTTCTTCTTCATCGGTGGACTTATGGCCCTGCTCATCCGGTTGGAGCTGTTCCACACCGGTATGCAGTTCCTGTCCAATGAGCAGTTCAACCAGCTGTTCACCATGCACGGCACCGTGATGCTGCTGCTCTACGGAACTCCGGTCGTGTGGGGTTTCGCGAACTACGTCATGCCGCTGCAGATCGGTGCCCCCGACGTCGCCTTCCCCCGCCTCAACGCACTGGGCTTCTGGCTGACGACCTGGGGCGGCATCATCATGCTGACCGGCTTCCTCACGCCCGGTGGTGCCGGTGACTTCGGCTGGACGATGTACATGCCGCTGGCGGACGCCATCCACAGCCCCGGTGTGGGCACCAACCTCTGGATCGTCGGCGTCGGCGTCGGTGGTGTCGGTACCATCGCCTCGGCCATCAACATGATGACCACTATCCTGTGCCTCCGCGCCCCGGGTATGACCATGTTCCGCATGCCGATCTTCACCTGGAACATCCTGGTGACCTCGCTGCTGGCCCTGCTGATCTTCCCGCTGCTCACCGCTGCGGCCCTCGGCGTGCTCTACGACCGTCTGCTCGGCGGCCACATCTACGATCCCGCCAACGGCGGCGCGATCCTGTGGCAGCACCTGTTCTGGTTCTTCGGCCACCCCGAGGTGTACGTCCTGGCCCTGCCGTTCTTCGGCATCGTCTCCGAGATCTTCCCGGTCTTCTCCCGGAAGCCGATGTTCGGTTACGTCGGCCTGGTCTTCGCCACCCTGTCGATCTCCGCTCTGTCCATGGCGGTGTGGGCGCACCACATGTTCGTCACCGGTGCGGTCCTGCTGCCGTTCTTCTCCTTCATGACCTTCCTCATCGCGGTGCCGACCGGCCTGAAGTTCTTCAACTGGCTGGGCACCATGTGGAAGGGCCGGCTCACCTTCGAGACGCCGATGATCTTCGCCCTCGGCTTCTTCTCGACCTTCCTCTTCGGCGGTCTGACCGGCATCATGCTGGCGTCCCCGGCCCTGGACTTCCACATCTCGGACACCTACTTCGTGGTCGCCCACTTCCACTACACGCTGTTCGGCACCATCGTGTTCGCCTCCTACGCCGGTGTTTACTTCTGGTTCCCGAAGATGACCGGCCGGATGCTCAACGAGAAGCTGGGCAAGATCCACTTCTGGCTGACCTTCGTCGGCTTCCACACCACCTTCCTGGTGCAGCACTGGCTGGGCAACATGGGTATGCCGCGCCGGTACGCCGACTACCTCGATTCCGACGGGTTCACCACCCTCAACCAGATCTCCACCGTCGGTGCGCTGATCCTGGGTGTCTCGGTCATCCCGTTCATCTGGAACGTCTTCAGCTCCTGGCGCTACGGTGAGGTTGTCACCGTCGATGACCCGTGGGGTTACGGCAACTCCCTGGAATGGGCCACGTCCTGCCCGCCGCCGCGGCACAACTTCGACTCCATGCCGAAGATCCGCTCCGAGCGTCCGGCCTTCGAGCTGCACTACCCGCACATGGTCAAGACCATGCGCGAAGAGGCTCACGTGGGTCGCCACTTCTAG
- a CDS encoding MFS transporter: MPAPGLFRSLLADTTPLEHPYFRRLWTANIVTVIGAQLNIIVVPLQIYDITGSSAYVGLTGAFGLVPLIIFGLYGGALSDRMDRTKLLRITTVGMIVTAVAFWAQAASGLDNVWLLLSVFAVQQAFFAVNQPTRTAVIARIVPLGKVGAATSLNMTVTQAGAIIGPILGGLLAPVTGYAWLYLIDAICLLSTLWAVWRLPAMPPVDVASPTSGTDAATTTGGVRSVLDGFVYLWAMPLLLMSFLVDIIAMAFGMPRALIPEISTVDFGESGDGGLFYALLMAAMPAGAVLGGVFSGAVTRARRQGLGIVVSVICWGAAIIVMGLAVTFADGKAGLWAWIAVLSFLVGGAADMFSSVQRNAMLQEAADDRMRGRLQGVFLIVVAGGPRLADMLHGWIGSWIGAGPATAVGGVLVIVGVCGAVAVVPAFLRYVPARFAVVDDTGRN; encoded by the coding sequence TTGCCGGCACCCGGACTGTTCCGTTCCCTGCTCGCTGACACCACCCCGCTCGAGCACCCGTACTTCCGCCGCCTGTGGACGGCGAACATCGTCACCGTCATCGGTGCACAGCTCAACATCATCGTCGTCCCCCTGCAGATCTACGACATCACGGGGAGCTCCGCCTACGTCGGTCTGACCGGAGCCTTCGGGCTCGTCCCGCTGATCATCTTCGGTCTCTACGGCGGTGCCCTGTCCGACCGCATGGACCGGACGAAGCTGCTGCGCATCACCACTGTCGGCATGATCGTCACTGCCGTGGCGTTCTGGGCGCAGGCCGCGTCGGGACTGGACAATGTGTGGCTGCTGCTCAGCGTCTTCGCTGTGCAGCAGGCCTTCTTCGCCGTCAACCAGCCGACCCGTACCGCGGTCATCGCCCGCATCGTTCCGCTGGGGAAGGTCGGCGCGGCAACCTCACTCAACATGACCGTCACCCAGGCCGGTGCCATCATCGGCCCGATCCTCGGTGGCCTGCTGGCCCCGGTCACCGGCTATGCCTGGCTCTACCTCATCGACGCGATCTGCCTGCTCTCCACCCTCTGGGCGGTGTGGCGGCTGCCGGCGATGCCTCCGGTCGACGTGGCGTCCCCCACCAGCGGGACAGACGCCGCGACGACGACCGGTGGTGTCCGTTCGGTTCTTGACGGGTTCGTCTATCTCTGGGCGATGCCGCTGCTGCTCATGAGTTTCCTCGTGGACATCATCGCCATGGCCTTCGGGATGCCCCGGGCCCTGATCCCGGAGATCTCCACCGTCGACTTCGGCGAGTCCGGCGACGGCGGGCTCTTCTACGCCCTGCTCATGGCGGCCATGCCGGCCGGCGCCGTCCTCGGCGGGGTGTTCTCCGGGGCGGTGACCCGCGCCCGACGCCAGGGCCTCGGCATCGTCGTCTCGGTCATCTGCTGGGGTGCGGCGATCATCGTCATGGGCCTGGCCGTCACCTTCGCCGACGGAAAGGCCGGACTGTGGGCCTGGATCGCGGTGCTCTCCTTCCTGGTGGGCGGGGCAGCCGACATGTTCTCCTCGGTCCAGCGCAACGCCATGCTCCAGGAGGCCGCCGATGACCGGATGCGCGGACGCCTCCAGGGTGTCTTTCTCATCGTCGTCGCCGGTGGACCCCGGCTGGCGGACATGCTTCACGGCTGGATCGGCTCGTGGATCGGGGCAGGGCCGGCGACAGCGGTCGGCGGCGTCCTCGTCATCGTCGGGGTGTGCGGGGCGGTGGCCGTCGTGCCGGCGTTCCTGCGCTACGTCCCGGCCCGCTTCGCCGTCGTTGACGACACAGGAAGGAACTGA
- the serB gene encoding phosphoserine phosphatase SerB, translating to MVCVDTSDAAQQTPQTSTPTNKRDNAHLTVTLAEGLAPAVVTVTGPDRPGVTADFFRALADHDTQLLDVEQAVFRGNLNLAAYIGYRPTDGLILRESLDSVLGGTGMNVTVDVSEEVQQARSRSTHAVVVLGDPVTAEHISAIGRVLADHGANIDGIRGIADYPVTGLELKITVANPAPGGSSELREALAEIAHGSGVDIAIQRAGLANKTKRLICFDVDSTLIQQEVIELLAAHAGREAEVAAVTERAMRGELDFAESLHERVKALAGLDASVIDEVSRAVQLTPGARTTIRTLKRLGYRTGAVSGGFVQVLEPLARELGLDFYRANTLEIVDGKLTGRVIGQVIDREVKAESLKEFAWSNGITLNQTVAVGDGANDIAMLSVAGLGIAFNAKPALREVADATVNHPFLDEVLFMLGISREEIDTADLADGTYRRVPLEHR from the coding sequence ATGGTCTGCGTGGACACCTCGGATGCAGCACAGCAGACACCTCAGACCAGCACCCCGACGAACAAGCGTGACAACGCCCATCTCACCGTCACCCTCGCGGAGGGGCTTGCCCCGGCAGTCGTGACGGTCACCGGACCGGACCGGCCCGGCGTCACCGCCGACTTCTTCCGGGCACTTGCCGATCACGACACTCAGCTCCTCGACGTCGAGCAGGCTGTCTTCCGCGGGAACCTCAACCTCGCGGCATACATCGGTTACCGGCCCACGGACGGACTGATTCTGCGGGAGAGCCTGGATTCAGTCCTCGGGGGCACCGGCATGAACGTCACCGTCGACGTCTCCGAAGAAGTTCAGCAGGCCCGCAGCCGCTCCACCCACGCCGTCGTGGTGCTGGGAGACCCGGTCACCGCCGAGCATATTTCCGCCATCGGTCGCGTCCTCGCCGATCACGGGGCCAATATTGACGGTATTCGTGGCATCGCGGACTACCCCGTCACTGGCCTGGAGCTGAAGATCACCGTCGCCAACCCCGCTCCGGGTGGATCCTCGGAGCTGCGTGAGGCACTCGCTGAGATCGCCCACGGTTCCGGTGTCGACATCGCCATCCAGCGCGCCGGACTGGCCAACAAGACCAAGCGCCTTATCTGTTTCGACGTCGATTCCACGCTCATCCAGCAGGAAGTCATCGAGCTTCTCGCCGCGCATGCCGGGCGCGAAGCGGAGGTCGCCGCGGTCACCGAACGGGCGATGCGCGGTGAGCTGGACTTCGCGGAGTCCCTCCATGAGCGGGTCAAGGCACTTGCCGGGCTCGACGCCTCGGTCATCGATGAGGTTTCCCGGGCCGTTCAACTCACCCCCGGGGCCCGTACCACAATCCGTACCCTGAAGCGCCTGGGCTACCGCACCGGTGCCGTGTCCGGTGGCTTCGTCCAGGTACTGGAGCCGCTGGCCAGGGAGCTGGGCTTGGACTTCTACCGCGCCAACACCCTGGAGATCGTCGACGGCAAGCTCACCGGACGTGTCATCGGGCAGGTTATCGACCGCGAAGTGAAGGCGGAGAGCCTCAAGGAGTTCGCCTGGTCCAACGGCATCACCCTGAACCAGACCGTCGCCGTCGGCGACGGTGCCAATGACATTGCCATGCTGTCGGTCGCGGGTTTGGGCATCGCGTTCAACGCCAAGCCGGCGCTGCGCGAAGTCGCTGATGCGACGGTGAACCACCCCTTCCTCGATGAGGTGCTGTTCATGCTCGGCATCTCCCGGGAAGAGATCGACACCGCCGATCTTGCGGACGGCACCTACCGGCGGGTTCCGCTGGAGCACCGGTGA
- a CDS encoding ferritin yields the protein MSINEKFQEAVNKQVVAEHGASLIYSQLSYEMDRLSFLGMRDWFRAQADEERTHAAKFAEHLLDRDARVDLTDIELPSLKIATPLDAFEAALAHEQKISEMIRNLARVADETGDIDSRSLINFFLTEQIEEESTVNDIIDWIKVVGNDGSGLLRIDAKLGGRTA from the coding sequence ATGAGCATCAACGAGAAGTTCCAGGAAGCCGTCAACAAGCAGGTCGTCGCCGAGCACGGTGCGTCCCTCATCTACTCCCAGCTGTCCTACGAGATGGACCGCCTCTCCTTCCTCGGCATGCGCGACTGGTTCCGCGCCCAGGCCGACGAGGAGCGCACCCACGCCGCGAAGTTCGCCGAGCACCTCCTCGACCGCGATGCCCGCGTGGACCTCACCGACATCGAGCTGCCCTCCCTGAAGATCGCCACCCCGCTGGACGCCTTCGAGGCCGCCCTCGCCCACGAGCAGAAGATCTCCGAGATGATCCGCAACCTCGCCCGCGTCGCGGACGAGACCGGTGACATCGACTCCCGCTCCCTCATCAACTTCTTCCTCACCGAGCAGATCGAGGAAGAGTCCACCGTCAACGACATCATCGACTGGATCAAGGTCGTCGGCAACGACGGCTCGGGCCTGCTGCGCATCGACGCCAAGCTGGGCGGTCGCACCGCCTGA
- the nrdE gene encoding class 1b ribonucleoside-diphosphate reductase subunit alpha, producing MTTDLGKTVAEPVAQAEQLDYHSLNAMLNLYDSNGNIQFDKDREAANQYFLQHVNQNTVYFHDLEEKIGYLVDNDYYDRTVLDKYDDEFVKDLFKQAYAKKFRFQTFLGAFKYYTSYTLKTFDGRRYLERYEDRVCMVALGLADGNAALASHLVDEIIDGRFQPATPTFLNIGKAQRGEPVSCFLLRIEDNMESIGRSINSALQLSKRGGGVALLLSNIREIGAPIKHIENQSSGVIPVMKLLEDSFSYANQLGARQGAGAVYLHAHHPDIMKFLDTKRENADEKIRIKTLSLGVVIPDITFELAKRNDDMYLFSPYDVERIYGKPFADVSVTEHYEEMVEDPRIRKSKINARQFFQTLAEIQFESGYPYIMFEDTVNRANPIEGRITHSNLCSEILQVSTPSTFNDDLSYAEIGNDISCNLGSLNIAAAVDSPDFSRTIETAIRGLTAVSDQTFIDSVPSIREGNNASHAIGLGQMNLHGFLGREHIYYGSEEGLDFTNAYFAAVMYECLKASNTIARERGRKFSSFDTSEYATGEFFDRYDPASFQPTTDRVKEIFANSTIHIPDAADWAALKDAVMADGLYNRNLQAVPPTGSISYINNSTSSIHPIASKIEIRKEGKIGRVYYPAPHMDNDNLEYFQDAYEIGYEKIIDTYAVATKYVDQGLSLTLFFRDDATTRDINRAQIYAWRKGIKTLYYIRLRQTALTGTEVEGCVSCML from the coding sequence ATGACCACGGATCTCGGTAAGACGGTGGCGGAGCCGGTGGCCCAGGCGGAGCAGCTGGACTACCACTCGCTCAACGCGATGCTGAACCTCTACGACAGCAACGGCAACATCCAGTTCGACAAGGACCGGGAGGCGGCCAACCAGTACTTCCTCCAGCACGTCAACCAGAACACGGTCTACTTCCACGACCTGGAGGAGAAGATCGGCTACCTCGTCGACAACGACTACTATGACCGGACGGTGCTCGACAAGTACGACGACGAGTTCGTCAAGGACCTGTTCAAGCAGGCCTACGCCAAGAAGTTCCGCTTCCAGACCTTCCTCGGGGCGTTCAAGTACTACACGTCCTACACGCTGAAGACCTTCGACGGACGCCGCTACCTGGAGCGTTACGAGGACCGGGTCTGCATGGTCGCCCTGGGGCTGGCGGACGGCAACGCCGCGCTGGCCTCCCATCTCGTCGACGAGATCATCGACGGGCGCTTCCAGCCGGCCACCCCGACCTTCCTCAACATCGGCAAGGCCCAGCGTGGTGAGCCGGTGAGCTGCTTCCTGCTGCGCATCGAGGACAACATGGAGTCCATCGGGCGTTCCATCAACTCCGCCCTGCAGCTGTCCAAGCGCGGCGGCGGCGTCGCACTGCTGCTCTCCAACATCCGTGAGATCGGCGCGCCGATCAAGCACATCGAGAACCAGTCGAGTGGTGTCATCCCGGTGATGAAGCTGCTGGAGGATTCGTTCTCCTACGCCAACCAGCTCGGTGCGCGGCAGGGGGCGGGAGCGGTGTACCTGCACGCCCACCACCCCGACATCATGAAGTTCCTGGACACCAAGCGGGAGAACGCGGACGAGAAGATCCGCATCAAGACCCTGTCGCTGGGTGTGGTCATCCCGGACATCACCTTCGAGCTGGCCAAGCGCAACGACGACATGTACCTCTTCTCCCCGTATGACGTGGAGCGGATCTACGGTAAGCCCTTCGCCGACGTGTCCGTCACCGAGCACTACGAGGAGATGGTCGAGGACCCGCGGATCCGCAAGTCCAAGATCAACGCCCGCCAGTTCTTCCAGACCCTCGCGGAGATCCAGTTCGAGTCCGGTTACCCCTACATCATGTTCGAGGACACGGTGAACCGTGCGAACCCGATCGAGGGACGCATCACCCACTCGAACCTGTGCTCCGAGATCCTCCAGGTCTCGACCCCGTCGACGTTCAACGATGACCTGTCCTACGCCGAGATCGGCAACGACATCTCCTGCAACCTCGGCTCGCTGAACATCGCCGCCGCGGTGGACTCCCCGGACTTCTCCCGCACCATCGAGACCGCGATCCGCGGCCTGACGGCCGTGTCCGACCAGACGTTCATCGATTCGGTGCCGTCGATCCGGGAGGGGAACAACGCCTCCCACGCCATCGGTCTGGGCCAGATGAACCTGCACGGGTTCCTCGGGCGGGAGCACATCTACTACGGTTCGGAGGAGGGGCTGGACTTCACCAACGCCTACTTCGCCGCGGTGATGTACGAGTGCCTCAAGGCCTCCAACACCATTGCGCGGGAGCGTGGCCGGAAGTTCAGCAGCTTCGACACCTCGGAGTACGCCACCGGTGAGTTCTTCGACCGTTACGATCCGGCGTCCTTCCAGCCGACGACGGACCGGGTGAAGGAGATCTTCGCGAACTCCACGATCCACATCCCGGACGCCGCGGACTGGGCCGCCCTGAAGGACGCGGTGATGGCCGACGGCTTGTACAACCGCAACCTCCAGGCGGTGCCGCCGACCGGTTCGATCTCCTACATCAACAACTCGACCTCCTCGATCCACCCGATCGCGTCGAAGATCGAGATCCGTAAGGAAGGCAAGATCGGGCGCGTCTACTACCCGGCGCCGCACATGGACAACGACAACCTGGAGTACTTCCAGGACGCCTACGAGATCGGCTACGAGAAGATCATCGACACCTATGCGGTCGCGACGAAGTACGTCGACCAGGGACTGTCGTTGACACTGTTCTTCCGGGATGACGCCACCACGCGTGACATCAACCGGGCGCAGATCTACGCCTGGCGCAAGGGGATCAAGACGCTGTACTACATCCGGCTGCGTCAGACCGCGCTCACCGGCACCGAGGTCGAGGGCTGCGTGTCCTGCATGCTGTAG
- the nrdF gene encoding class 1b ribonucleoside-diphosphate reductase subunit beta encodes MTTSRQTITTPVHHRHGDRVAGINWNTIPDDKDLEVWDRLTGNFWLPEKVPLSNDIKSWGTLTDAEKQTTMRVFTGLTMLDTIQGTVGATSLIPDSLTPHEEAVYTNIAFMESVHAKSYSSIFMTLASTPEINDAFRWAEENQNLQKKADIILDFYQGDDPLKKKIASTLLESFLFYSGFYLPMYWSSHAKLTNTADVIRLIIRDEAVHGYYIGYKYQRELERESAERQQELKDHTFELLFDLYDNECQYTEDLYDELGWTEDVKRFLRYNANKALNNLGYEGLFPVDETRVSPSIISALNPGGDENHDFFSGSGSSYIIGKAENTTDTDWDF; translated from the coding sequence ATGACGACGTCGCGACAGACCATCACCACCCCGGTCCATCACCGGCACGGGGACCGGGTGGCCGGTATCAACTGGAACACCATCCCCGATGACAAGGATCTCGAGGTCTGGGACCGGCTGACCGGTAACTTCTGGCTCCCGGAGAAGGTGCCGCTGTCCAACGACATCAAGAGCTGGGGAACGCTCACCGACGCCGAGAAGCAGACCACGATGCGGGTCTTCACCGGCCTGACGATGCTGGACACGATCCAGGGCACCGTCGGGGCCACCAGCTTGATCCCGGATTCGCTGACCCCCCATGAGGAGGCGGTCTACACCAACATCGCCTTCATGGAGTCCGTTCACGCGAAGTCCTATTCCTCAATCTTCATGACGCTGGCTTCCACCCCGGAGATCAATGACGCGTTCCGGTGGGCTGAGGAAAATCAGAACCTGCAGAAGAAGGCGGACATCATCCTGGATTTCTACCAGGGTGATGATCCGCTGAAGAAGAAGATCGCTTCGACACTGCTCGAGTCCTTCCTCTTCTACTCCGGTTTCTACCTTCCGATGTATTGGTCCTCCCATGCCAAGCTGACGAACACCGCTGACGTCATCCGCCTCATCATCCGCGATGAGGCGGTCCACGGTTACTACATCGGCTACAAGTACCAGCGTGAACTGGAGCGGGAGAGTGCCGAACGTCAGCAGGAGCTGAAGGATCACACCTTCGAACTGCTCTTCGACCTCTACGACAACGAATGTCAGTACACCGAGGACCTGTACGACGAACTCGGCTGGACCGAGGACGTCAAGCGTTTCCTGCGGTACAACGCCAACAAGGCGCTCAATAACCTGGGCTACGAAGGGCTGTTCCCGGTTGACGAGACCCGGGTCTCCCCGTCGATTATCTCCGCGCTGAACCCGGGCGGCGACGAGAATCACGACTTCTTCTCCGGTTCGGGCTCCAGCTACATCATCGGCAAGGCGGAGAACACCACCGACACCGACTGGGACTTCTAG